The Deltaproteobacteria bacterium region GGGGCGCTGGTCGTCTTCGGGGTGGGGCGCACGATGGGGCGCCGGCAGACCGCAGGGGTCGACGAGCTGATCGGGATGCAGGGCCGTGCGGTGGAGGCGCTGGCGCCCGAGGGCCGGGTGTTCGTGCGCGGCGAGTACTGGAGCGTGCGCTCCGAGGATCCCGTGGCGGCCGGGGAGCCCGTCGAGGTGCTGGCCGTCGAGGGCATGCGGCTGCGGGTGCGCCGGGCGCGGGGTGCGCCAAAGGAGGGCCGATGATCTCGTTCTCGTTCCCGGTGATCGTGGTCGCCGTGCTGGCCGCGTTCCTGATCGCGGGCATCAAGATCCTCCAGGAGTACGAGCGCGGCGTCGTGTTCCGCCTCGGGCGCTACGCGGGGGTCAAGGAGGCGGGCATCCGCTTCATCATCCCGGGCGTCGACCGGCTCGTGAAGATCTCGCTGCGCGAGATCGTGATGGACGTCCCGACCCAGGAGGTCATCACGCGCGACAACGTCTCGGTGAAGGTGAACGCGGTGCTCTACTTCCGCGTCCTGCACCCCGAGAAGGCCGTGATCCAGGTCGAGAACTACCTCTACGGCACCTCGCAGCTCGCGCAGACGACGCTGCGCAGCGTGTGCGGCCAGGCCGAGCTCGACGAGCTGCTCGCCGAGCGCGAGACGATCAACCGCAAGCTCCAGGAGATCATCGAC contains the following coding sequences:
- a CDS encoding slipin family protein produces the protein MISFSFPVIVVAVLAAFLIAGIKILQEYERGVVFRLGRYAGVKEAGIRFIIPGVDRLVKISLREIVMDVPTQEVITRDNVSVKVNAVLYFRVLHPEKAVIQVENYLYGTSQLAQTTLRSVCGQAELDELLAERETINRKLQEIIDLQTEPWGVKVRAVELKAIDLPEEMRRAMAKQAEAEREKRSKLIHAEGEYQAAQRLRDASGILAEEPAALQLRYLQTLTEIATERNSTILFPLPMDLLRPLYLASEAAARRMEQAG